In the genome of Ferrovibrio terrae, the window ACAGCCGTGCCGAGCTGCCTGGCTGCTTTCTCGGCGAACCAGCGGTCGATCTGGCCGATGAAGGCGGGATCGCGCAGACGCAGGTTTTCGTAGGTGATGCGCTTGGAGCGCGACAGCAGGCTCAGCGCCAGCTGGATTGGCTCGAATTCGCGGTAGCGGTCGGTATGCTCGAACCATTCCAGCGACACCTGCGCCGCATGCTGCAGGATCGACACCTCGGTCTGCCGGGCCTCTTCAAATGCCTTGAGTGCAGCCGGAATGGACGGATGGCCGGCATTCAGCGCACGGCTGAGCGCGATGGAGTCTTCCATGGCGAGCTTGGTGCCGGAACCGATCGAGAAATGCGCGGTGTGCACGGCGTCGCCGATCAGCACGACATTCTCATGCACCCAGCGTTCGCATTTGATCGTCGGGAAGGTGCGCCAGAGCGACCGGTTGGTGAGCAGCTTGTGGCCCTTCAGCTGCTTCGCGAACAGGGTTTCGCAATAAGCAGTGGTGTCGGCCTCGCTCGCCTTGTCGAGGCCGGCGCGCTGCCAGGTCTCTTCCGTCGTCTCGACGATGAAGGTCGAAAGGCCGTCTTCGAAGCGATAGGCGTGGACCTGGAACAGGCCGTGCTGGTTGGCCTCGAAGATGAATGTGAAGGTGTCCAGTGGCAACGTCGTGCCTAGCCAGACGAATTTGTTGCGGCGCCAGTCCAGGCTCGGCTGGAAGGTCTGCTTCCAGGTATCGCGCACAAGGCTGTTGATGCCGTCGGCGCCGACCAGCAGGTCACAGTCGCGGCGTAAGGCTTCGAAATCCTGCTGCTCGCTGCCGAATTTCAGGATGACGCCTTCGGCAATGCAGCGCTCCTGCAGGATATGCAGCAGCTTCTTGCGGGCCAGGCCGCAGAAACCGTGACCGCCGGAACGGATGGTCTCGCTGCCGGCCACCACGTCGATTTCATGCCAGTAGGCGAAATTCTCGCGGATCGCCTGCGCGGTCGTGGCATCCTCGGCCAGGAACTGGTTCAGGGTTTCGTCGGAAAACACCACGCCGAAACCGAAAGTGTCGTCGGGCTGGTTGCGCTCGCAGATGGTGATCTGGTGGCCGGGATCGGCCTTTTTCATCAGCAGAGCCAGATACAGGCCGGCCGGACCGGCCCCGACGATGGTCATGCGCATTGGATTACCCCTGGATTTCAGGCCGGCCGGTTTCCGACGGAACCGGACACTCTCCGAATGCAATATATTTTATATTTAAAATAATTTCCGGCAAGCGGCTCTTTTGCCGCAGGGTCAGAAGAAGGTCAGCGGGCGCGGGAGGCGGTCAGGCCGAAGGCGGCCAGCGCAATGCCGAAACAGATGCGCGACAGTTCGCCCGGTGATAGCGGCACGAAACCAAGATAGCGGTAGCGGGCGAGCTCGGCGAAGGCGAGCGCCAGCACGCCGAGCAGCAGCCAGCGCGCCGGGGCAGGGCGGTGACGCAGGCCGACCAGAACCGCGAGCATCAGAATGCCGAGCAGGATCAGTGGCAGCGGCAGGTTGCCGAGCGGCAGGCGGTCGGCGGCGACTGCAATTGCCACGGCGATGGCTATACCCGTGTACAGGGTGATGCGTTTGGAACCGGGCGGAATGATCAGGCTGAATATGGCGCCGAGCGCGATGGCGACCAGGCCCAGGCTGAAGGCCAGATAGCGCAGGTCCGATTCCAGCCCTGCCAGGACCGACCAGCCTGTCAGGGCGGTTAATTCAGCCAGCGCGATCGCCGTATGCAGCGCCGCGCCGACGCCCCAGAAGAATGCAGCCGGGATCGGACTGCGGGCCACCAGAACCAGACACAGGATACCGCCAAGCAGATAAACCATTTGGGCGATCAAGGCGATGTCAGGCATGGCCGCACTATGCCGACGCGACCGGGCTGCCGCAAGCCGCCGCCGAGTGGCTGGGAAGGCGGCTGAAAATGCGGAAAAAGCCGTTGCAGATGCCCTGTTTGGCGGGGTTGACGCCTGCCGGGGGTGGGGCTATAACCCCGGCCTCGATTTGGCCGCAAGGCATCTTAGAAACTATCGGAAATTCCAAGCTATGGCTCAGCATAAGTCCGCGGAGAAGCGCGCCCGCCAGACCAAGAAGCGCACGGCCGTCAATCGTGCCCGTCGCAGCAAGGTGCGCACCGCTGTGAAGTCCCTCGAAACCGCAATCGCCTCGGGCGATAAGGCTGCCGCAACGGCCGCTCTGAAGAAGGCGCAGCCCGCCCTCGACAAGAGCGTCAGCACGTCGGTGGTCCAGAAGCGCACTGCCTCGCGCAAGCTGTCGCGTCTGAACGCCCGCGTCAAAGCTATGGCTTGATTTTGTCGGCCGCGTCAGCGGCGGACACGAGCTGTACTGCATAAGAACATCGCCCGTCTGTTTTTGCAGCGGGCGATGTTTTTTTATGCGTCTGCGAAGGACGATTTACGCGGCAGGTATGTTCGCGGACGTTTTATCAGCAAGGGGATTAGTTCGTGCGCTATACGCCCAGCGCGTAAATTCGCAGCGGCAAGTTCCAATTCTGCAACAGCTAAAAATATTTTTCGGGGAGTCTTCATCTGTCCGCTTGCGTGGCCCTGATGATTTCCCTTTAATGCCCCGGCTGCCACTTGTTAAAGAACTTTCGAGACCGCCTCGCGTAGCAGGAAATTTGTTCCGCATTCGGGGATGAGCCTCAGGGCACAGTGTTGAAAATCACTGTTTTGCAACTGACAGCACGCGTGACGAAAACATAGACTTGAAACAACAAAACGTAACGCGAGGTTGGGGATGTTGGCTTCGGTAATGGCGGGGGATAAAGACTATGCTGGCGATATCTCGACGACCGAAGCCTGGAACCAGCTGGCGAACGACCCCAACGCGCTGCTGATCGACGTCCGCACCCAACCTGAATGGAGCTTCGTCGGTTCGCCTGATCTGGGCAAACTCGACAAGCGTCCCTTATTCGTGTCCTGGCAACTATATCCCGAGATGAGTGTGAACGAGCGTTTTGCCGATGAATTGCGCAGCCAGGGTGTGAAGCCGGGCCAGGCGCTGTATTTCCTCTGCCGTTCGGGTGCCCGCTCGCGCGCCGCCGCCAAGGCCATGACGGCCGCCGGCCTCGGCCCCTGCTACAATGTTGCAGGCGGTTTTGAAGGCGATCTGGATGGCGAAAAGCATCGCGGACGATTGGGCGGCTGGAAGGCTGCCGGTCTCGCCTGGCTTCAGAGCTGAGGTCGGTCATGGTCAAGTCGTCTCAGCCGCAGCCGCACTCTGTCTCCATGTCTGACATGTCCGACAATCAGCACCCCGCTGTGCCGGGCGAACCGCTCGATGTGCAGTGGCAGCGGGTTCGTACCCGCCTGCGCGTGTCGTTCGGCGATGCCGCCTTCAATTCCTGGCTGAAGCCGCTGGCGCTGGCCGATGAAGGCCTCGCCAAGGACGGCGATGTGCATCTCGCCGTGCCGACCCGTTTCATGCGCGACTGGGTTGCCAATCATTACAGCGAGCGCCTGCGCGAAAT includes:
- the rpsT gene encoding 30S ribosomal protein S20; the encoded protein is MAQHKSAEKRARQTKKRTAVNRARRSKVRTAVKSLETAIASGDKAAATAALKKAQPALDKSVSTSVVQKRTASRKLSRLNARVKAMA
- a CDS encoding rhodanese-like domain-containing protein translates to MAGDKDYAGDISTTEAWNQLANDPNALLIDVRTQPEWSFVGSPDLGKLDKRPLFVSWQLYPEMSVNERFADELRSQGVKPGQALYFLCRSGARSRAAAKAMTAAGLGPCYNVAGGFEGDLDGEKHRGRLGGWKAAGLAWLQS